A single genomic interval of Spinacia oleracea cultivar Varoflay chromosome 6, BTI_SOV_V1, whole genome shotgun sequence harbors:
- the LOC130463339 gene encoding uncharacterized protein: MDTSWIDLPTGHPEYVDGCMQFIVFAKQGLFEGKIRCPCKNCKVDKWFPVNDVERHILFKGFYKSYRNWIFHGKGDMVQRMLGSDGGSTSEGSLGNQSGFVGRDNMGGLLRSAFSVNVPPNFPTFEAREDGEWTEEPVSYDTDVQYDDSTIEEDATYKKLLQASEEKLYEGCINFSKLSFLLHLFHLKCMHHWSIESFNMLLKLILDAFPQILDFPSYYYYSKKMIKDLGLGYKKIDACPNDCMLYWGEFLEKDKCHVCGKSRWKTTKGKKGDDVSDQGTNTCKKGVPVKVMRYFPLIPRLKRIYMSSETAEDMRWHDTERLGEDDKKILRHPSDALAWKAFDERYTDFALDPRSVRLGLASNGFNPYRLMNTTYSTWPVVLIPYNLPPWLCMKPCSFILSTLIRGKASPGNDIDVYLQPLVHELKLLWGGVEAFDAFDGVKFNLHAALLWTINDFSSYAMLSGLSTKGYNACPICMDSTPSDRFGNKICYCSYRKWLPADHPYRRQGEKFCEKFGTNELDEAPSRPSGTDILRQQEKVEYVYGKSKAPPKKRQRGHTDNNDVQDEIVFGTKRSIFFDLVYWDHNLLRHNLDVMHIEKNVSENLLGTLLSMDKSRDNRDDREALEVWRIKTHLWLSADHNGNEYMPPASYSMSREEKDRFLIVLQKLKVPDGYGSNLSSCVNMKQRKLINLKSHDNHVLMQDILPVALRASNATKVIDLLARLSSFFKKLCSTSIDPDDLDGLQDGIVLTLCQLEMEFLPSFFTIMVHLLIHLVEEVKLGGPVQYRWMYSIERYLSHLKSHVTNKAQPEGSIVEGYLLEETIRFCSRYLQGVKTIFNMPKRMDDDISNSDDYLFNSGGRVIGKEVHFIDATTEDGKLRKALAGGLHSYGRKSKGYIINGYKFLSTDRDCRLLTQNFGVMVEADGVAYYGKVMDIYELNYYGDYKVVLFRCDWVDIRRGVRTYPNGRVCVNFSKLMHTGRLLQDDPFVFSSQAKQVFYIEDEIQKGWFHVVKNKPRDLFDLGDSLPVAEEGGAD, from the exons ATGGATACAAGTTGGATAGATCTACCCACTGGCCACCCTGAATATGTCGATGGTTGTATGCAATTCATTGTGTTTGCCAAGCAAGGTCTATTCGAAGGAAAAATTAGATGTCCATGTAAGAACTGTAAGGTGGATAAATGGTTCCCGGTTAATGATGTAGAGCGACATATTTTGTTTAAGGGGTTTTATAAGTCGTATAGAAATTGGATCTTTCATGGTAAAGGGGATATGGTTCAACGTATGTTAGGGAgtgatggagggagtactagtgAAGGATCCCTTGGTAATCAAAGTGGGTTTGTAGGTCGAGATAATATGGGAGGACTATTAAGATCAGCTTTTAGTGTTAATGTGCCACCCAATTTTCCAACTTTTGAAGCAAGAGAGGATGGTGAATGGACTGAGGAGCCCGTGTCATACGACACAGATGTTCAATATGATGATTCTACAATAGAAGAAGATGCGACATATAAGAAGCTACTTCAAGCTTCTGAGGAGAAATTATATGAGGGGTGTATTAATTTTTCAAAGTTATCTTTTCTTCTACACTTATTTCACTTGAAGTGTATGCATCACTGGTCCATTGAATCTTTCAATATGCTCTTGAAGCTGATTTTAGATGCATTTCCTCAAATACTTGATTTTCCCTCGTATTATTATTACAGtaagaaaatgataaaagaCTTGGGCCTTGGGTATAAAAAAATTGATGCTTGTCCTAATGATTGTATGCTGTATTGGGGTGAATTTTTAGAGAAAGACAAGTGTCATGTTTGTGGTAAATCGAGGTGGAAAACAACCAAGGGTAAGAAGGGTGACGATGTAAGTGATCAAGGTACGAATACTTGTAAGAAAGGTGTGCCAGTTAAGGTAATGCGATATTTTCCTCTTATCCCAAGACTAAAAAGAATCTACATGTCATCAGAAACAGCAGAAGATATGAGATGGCATGATACAGAGCGATTGGGTGAAGATGATAAGAAGATTTTGAGGCATCCTTCCGATGCCTTAGCGTGGAAGGCATTTGATGAGCGTTATACAGATTTTGCATTAGACCCTCGTAGTGTTCGATTAGGTCTTGCGAGCAATGGGTTTAATCCTTACCGTTTAATGAACACTACTTATAGTACATGGCCAGTGGTGTTGATTCCTTATAATCTTCCACCATGGCTATGTATGAAACCATGTTCTTTCATTTTGTCCACACTTATTCGCGGAAAAGCAAGTCCTGGAAATGATATTGACGTGTATTTGCAACCATTAGTTCATGagttgaaattgttgtggggaGGGGTTGAAGCTTTTGATGCTTTTGACGGAGTGAAATTTAATTTGCACGCGGCTCTGCTTTGGACTATTAATGACTTTTCTAGCTATGCAATGCTCTCTGGTTTGAGCACAAAAGGTTACAACGCATGTCCTATATGCATGGATTCCACACCCTCTGATAGATTTGGGAACAAGATTTGTTATTGTAGCTATAGAAAATGGTTACCCGCAGATCACCCATATCGACGTCAGGGTGAAAAGTTTTGTGAGAAGTTTGGGACTAATGAGTTGGATGAAGCCCCATCTCGTCCTAGCGGCACTGATATATTGAGGCAACAAGAAAAGGTCGAGTATGTTTATGGAAAGTCAAAGGCACCACCGAAAAAGAGACAAAGAGGACATACTGATAACAATGATGTCCAAGATGAAATTGTCTTTGGTACCAAGAGAAGCATATTCTTTGATTTGGTGTATTGGGATCATAATCTTCTAAGGCATAATTTAGACgttatgcacattgagaaaaatgtgtctGAGAATCTTTTGGGAACACTTCTTAGTATGGATAAGAGTAGAGATAATAGGGATGATCGAGAAGCCCTTGAAGTATGGAGAATAAAGACTCACCTTTGGCTTAGTGCTGATCATAATGGAAATGAATACATGCCTCCAGCTTCCTATTCTATGTCTAGGGAGGAAAAAGATAGATTCTTAATTGTTTTGCAGAAACTTAAAGTTCCGGATGGATATGGATCCAACCTTTCTAGTTGTGTGAATATGAAGCAAAGGAAGTTGATTAACCTCAAGAGTCATGACAACCATGTTCTAATGCAAGATATCCTCCCCGTCGCCTTAAGAGCTTCTAATGCTACAAAGGTGATTGACTTGTTGGCTAGATTGTCTTCGTTTTTCAAGAAGTTGTGCTCCACCAGTATTGATCCAGATGATTTAGATGGTCTTCAAGATGGAATTGTTTTAACTCTTTGTCAGTTGGAAATGGAGTTTTTGCCTTCATTTTTCACAATCATGGTCCATTTGTTGATTCACTTAGTGGAGGAGGTTAAACTTGGTGGACCAGTGCAATACAGATGGATGTATTCCATTGAAAG gtatttgTCCCATTTGAAGTCACATGTAACCAATAAAGCCCAACCTGAAGGATCTATTGTGGAAGGCTACCTTTTAGAGGAGACAATTAGGTTTTGCTCGAGATATCTTCAAGGTGTTAAGACCATCTTCAACATGCCTAAAAGGATGGATGATGACATTTCAAATTCTGATGATTACTTATTTAATTCCGGCGGTCGAGTCATTGGAAAGGAG GTACATTTCATAGATGCAACCACCGAAGATGGGAAACTAAGAAAAGCTTTGGCGGGTGGTTTGCATTCTTATGGTAGAAAATCAAAAGGATACATAATCAATGGATACAAATTCCTTTCCACTGATCGCGATTGtcgtcttttgacacaaaattttGGAGTTATGGTTGAAGCGGATGGAGTGGCATACTACGGAAAAGTGATGGATATCTATGAATTAAATTACTATGGAGATTATAAAGTTGTATTGTTTCGTTGTGATTGGGTAGACATTCGTAGGGGTGTAAGAACATATCCAAACGGCAGAGTATGTGTCAATTTCTCTAAATTGATGCATACTGGACGATTATTGCAAGATGATCCATTTGTATTCTCATCTCAAGCAAAACAAGTCTTTTACATAGAAGATGAGATACAAAAAGGATGGTTCCATGTTGTTAAGAATAAGCCTAGAGATTTGTTTGATTTAGGTGATTCTTTACCAGTAGCGGAAGAGGGTGGGGCCGATTGA